A genomic segment from Thermostichus lividus PCC 6715 encodes:
- a CDS encoding mannose-1-phosphate guanyltransferase, producing MRVVLMAGGSGTRLRPLTCDLPKPMVPVVNRPIAEHILNLLRSHGLDDVVMTLHYLPDVVRDYFGDGSEFGVHLSYVVEEEQPLGTAGSVKNIAHLLADPFLVVSGDSITDVNLSEAIRFHHQHRAPVTLILARVSNPKEFGIVFTDEEGRIRRFLEKPSAGEVFTDTVNTGMYLLSPTVMDYLSGGTERDFSRDLFPLLLQADVPMYGYITDAYWCDVGSLQTYQQVQRDALYGRVQLDIQGTEVQPRVWVGRNTTLPQDIQLEDPIVLGNNCRLGAGVTLAAGTVLSDNVIVGNGSQLRGVVAWNGVFVGDDSHLEHCILARHVHVDRHVTLNEGVIVGTRSVIGEEASLSQGVRLWPGKRIEPGAIVNESLIWGTTGQRYLFGQRGVAGVANVDITPEFAVRLAAAYASTLEPGTSVLVSRDQRSVSRMVAHALMSGLMSVGIHVLNLEAIALPIARFAAQTLSVSGGIHVRAHPDRADQLLIEFFDHKGINLSRARERQIETAYFREDIRRVILRDVGTMAQPNNSVAAYAQGFEKWLNTKLFYGNPAKIVIDYAYAVSGVVLPQILNKFGCDAVVLNATLHPTPLNILERQRLLRELGQVVTALSASLGVQVSANGERLTLVDNSGAVVSDQELTALMTYLVLLTHPGSTVAVPVTTSSAVETIAQQLGGHILRTRTNPTDLMEACQHHSGVVLGGAAETGFIFPQLHPGFDAMFTIATLIEMLALIGKPLTAIRQELPKVHYHHRAIRCPWIAKGSLMRHLVETQPRAHLNLIDGVKIGDPNTNNWILVLPDASEPLVHLYVNSHDAAWNEQMLHRYTHRIEQFARLETVADAKI from the coding sequence TTGCGCGTCGTCCTCATGGCTGGAGGCAGTGGTACACGGCTGCGCCCCCTCACTTGCGACTTGCCCAAGCCAATGGTGCCAGTGGTCAATCGTCCTATTGCAGAGCACATTCTCAATCTGCTGCGCAGCCACGGCCTAGATGATGTGGTGATGACCCTGCACTATCTCCCTGATGTTGTGCGCGATTATTTTGGGGATGGCAGTGAGTTTGGGGTGCACCTGAGCTATGTGGTTGAGGAAGAGCAGCCCCTTGGTACCGCTGGCTCTGTGAAAAATATTGCCCACCTGCTGGCGGATCCCTTCTTGGTGGTCAGTGGCGACAGCATTACGGATGTGAACCTCAGCGAGGCCATTCGCTTTCACCACCAACACCGTGCTCCCGTTACCTTGATCTTAGCTCGAGTGTCCAATCCCAAGGAATTCGGGATTGTCTTTACGGATGAGGAGGGGCGGATTCGCCGCTTTCTCGAGAAGCCCTCAGCGGGGGAAGTCTTTACAGATACTGTCAACACCGGTATGTACCTGCTCAGTCCAACCGTGATGGACTATCTCAGCGGCGGGACAGAGCGGGACTTTTCTCGAGATTTGTTTCCCCTGTTGCTCCAGGCAGACGTGCCCATGTACGGGTACATTACCGATGCCTATTGGTGCGATGTGGGTAGCTTGCAAACCTATCAGCAGGTGCAGCGGGATGCCCTCTACGGTCGAGTTCAGTTAGACATTCAGGGCACTGAGGTACAGCCGCGGGTGTGGGTGGGGCGCAACACCACCTTGCCCCAGGATATCCAGCTAGAAGACCCGATTGTGCTTGGGAATAACTGCCGCCTTGGTGCGGGCGTAACCCTCGCTGCAGGGACGGTGCTGTCAGATAACGTCATTGTTGGCAATGGCAGCCAACTGCGCGGTGTGGTGGCTTGGAATGGGGTGTTTGTTGGCGATGATAGCCACCTCGAGCACTGCATCTTGGCTCGCCATGTGCATGTGGATCGCCACGTCACTCTCAACGAAGGGGTGATTGTCGGTACCCGTTCAGTGATTGGGGAGGAGGCCAGCCTCAGTCAAGGAGTGCGGCTGTGGCCGGGCAAGCGGATTGAGCCGGGGGCGATCGTTAACGAAAGTTTGATCTGGGGAACCACAGGGCAGCGGTATCTATTTGGCCAGCGGGGGGTGGCGGGGGTGGCCAATGTGGATATTACCCCAGAGTTTGCCGTACGTTTGGCGGCAGCCTATGCTTCCACCCTTGAGCCGGGCACCAGTGTACTTGTTTCTCGCGATCAGCGCAGTGTCTCGCGTATGGTGGCGCATGCCCTGATGTCGGGGTTGATGTCTGTGGGGATTCATGTCTTGAATTTGGAGGCGATCGCCCTGCCCATTGCCCGCTTTGCGGCTCAGACCCTTTCGGTGAGCGGCGGTATTCACGTTCGTGCCCACCCCGATCGCGCCGATCAATTGCTAATTGAATTTTTTGACCATAAAGGCATTAACCTGAGTCGTGCCCGCGAACGCCAGATTGAAACCGCCTACTTCCGTGAAGATATTCGCCGGGTCATTCTCAGGGATGTGGGGACGATGGCACAACCCAACAATAGCGTTGCTGCCTACGCCCAAGGGTTTGAAAAATGGCTGAATACAAAACTGTTTTATGGCAACCCCGCCAAAATTGTTATTGACTACGCCTATGCGGTATCGGGGGTGGTGCTGCCACAAATCCTCAATAAGTTTGGCTGTGATGCAGTGGTGTTGAATGCAACCCTGCACCCCACCCCCCTCAATATTTTGGAGCGCCAGCGTCTGCTACGGGAACTGGGACAAGTCGTCACAGCACTGTCCGCCAGCTTAGGGGTACAGGTGTCCGCCAATGGCGAGCGGCTCACCCTTGTGGATAACAGTGGCGCGGTGGTCAGCGATCAGGAACTCACAGCACTAATGACCTACTTGGTCTTGCTGACCCATCCCGGCAGTACAGTGGCTGTTCCCGTCACCACCTCCAGCGCAGTAGAAACCATTGCCCAGCAGTTGGGGGGGCACATTCTGCGCACCCGCACCAACCCTACAGATCTAATGGAAGCCTGCCAGCACCACAGCGGCGTGGTTCTTGGCGGAGCAGCGGAAACGGGCTTTATTTTTCCCCAGTTGCATCCGGGCTTTGATGCCATGTTTACCATCGCCACCCTCATTGAAATGCTGGCCTTGATTGGTAAGCCCTTAACTGCGATACGCCAAGAGCTACCCAAAGTTCACTACCATCACCGTGCTATCCGCTGCCCGTGGATTGCCAAAGGGTCCTTAATGCGCCACCTTGTGGAAACCCAGCCACGGGCACACCTGAACTTGATTGATGGGGTTAAAATTGGCGACCCCAACACCAATAACTGGATCTTGGTCTTGCCCGATGCCAGTGAACCCTTAGTGCACCTGTACGTCAACAGCCATGACGCGGCGTGGAATGAGCAGATGTTGCACCGTTATACGCACCGCATTGAACAATTCGCCCGCCTAGAAACGGTGGCAGATGCAAAAATATAA
- the hrcA gene encoding heat-inducible transcriptional repressor HrcA has product MTIELNDRQKQILGATINHYIATAEPVGSKAIATEYNLKVSPATVRNIMLLLERSGLLYQPHTSAGRVPSDSGYRLYVDELVQPIPDVAQKAESLLAEQFLWGRYRLEVILRQAAQLLSDLSGYITLISLPNSLERRIRLIQLVALDAQQVMVILVLDSYETQSAVISLPSEPQEIDLRDRTLQVLTNFLNHQLRGRSLVDLTLIDWQQLDLDFQDYGQNLQSLFQQLSQRYAQEGTSLVVSGLADVLQQPEFSQVEQVQMLLHLLEDQQDQLTPLISPDHTASSQVQIRIGTENALAPMHCCTLVYSCYCCRNAPVGTIGILGPTRMSYARIIPLVATAADYLSEQVSRSYAVSG; this is encoded by the coding sequence ATGACGATTGAACTGAACGATCGCCAGAAGCAAATTCTTGGTGCCACCATCAACCACTACATTGCAACGGCAGAACCCGTTGGCTCTAAGGCGATCGCCACCGAATATAACCTTAAGGTTAGCCCCGCCACGGTGCGCAATATTATGCTGCTGCTAGAACGCAGTGGCCTGCTTTACCAACCCCACACCTCCGCCGGCCGTGTTCCCTCGGACTCTGGCTACCGTCTCTACGTTGATGAGTTAGTTCAGCCTATCCCCGATGTGGCGCAAAAAGCTGAGTCCCTCTTGGCCGAGCAGTTTTTGTGGGGGCGCTATCGCTTGGAAGTAATTTTGCGTCAAGCTGCTCAACTGTTATCTGATCTGAGTGGATACATTACATTAATTTCCTTGCCCAACAGTCTAGAGCGGCGCATCCGTTTAATTCAACTGGTGGCGCTGGATGCGCAACAGGTGATGGTTATCCTAGTGCTGGATAGCTATGAAACCCAATCGGCAGTCATTTCCTTGCCCAGTGAACCGCAAGAGATTGACCTGCGGGATCGGACATTGCAGGTGTTAACAAATTTTTTGAACCATCAATTGCGGGGGCGATCGCTAGTTGATTTAACGCTCATTGACTGGCAGCAATTAGACCTTGACTTTCAGGACTATGGCCAAAACCTCCAGTCCCTGTTTCAACAACTGAGCCAACGCTATGCCCAAGAAGGCACCTCCCTTGTGGTCAGTGGTCTTGCCGATGTGTTGCAGCAACCGGAATTCTCGCAGGTGGAACAAGTGCAAATGCTCTTGCACCTCCTTGAGGATCAGCAGGATCAGCTCACTCCTTTGATCAGCCCCGATCACACCGCCTCTTCCCAAGTGCAAATTCGCATTGGCACTGAAAATGCCCTTGCGCCAATGCACTGCTGCACCTTGGTCTATTCCTGCTACTGCTGCAGGAACGCCCCCGTTGGCACGATTGGTATTCTTGGGCCAACACGCATGTCCTACGCTCGTATCATTCCCTTGGTGGCCACGGCTGCCGATTACCTTTCCGAGCAGGTCAGCCGTTCCTATGCCGTCTCAGGATAG
- a CDS encoding DUF561 domain-containing protein, which translates to MLHPRLAAAFAQRSVLKIISGLNNFDGDRVRAVVTAAEHGGATLVDIAADPDLVRIAQEVTTLPICVSAVDPCLLVKAVAAGADLVEIGNYDSFYAQGRVFSATEVLELTRQTRSLLPQIMLSVTVPHTLPLDEQVTLAESLVEAGADVIQTEGGTSSQPRHSGTLGLIEKAAPTLAAAYEISQAVSIPVLCASGLSAVTIPLAIASGAAGVGVGSAVNQLNSEVAMIASVRALADALHRAVAVAP; encoded by the coding sequence ATGCTGCATCCGCGTTTAGCTGCTGCATTTGCCCAGCGCTCAGTACTGAAGATCATTAGTGGCCTCAACAATTTTGATGGCGATCGCGTTCGTGCGGTGGTCACCGCCGCAGAGCATGGCGGAGCCACATTGGTGGATATTGCTGCTGATCCAGATCTCGTGCGGATTGCCCAAGAGGTTACCACGCTGCCCATTTGTGTGTCTGCGGTGGATCCGTGCCTGCTGGTGAAGGCAGTTGCAGCAGGTGCAGATCTCGTAGAAATTGGCAACTACGATAGTTTTTATGCCCAAGGCCGTGTCTTCAGTGCCACGGAAGTTCTTGAACTGACCCGGCAAACCCGTTCCTTGCTGCCTCAAATTATGCTCTCGGTGACAGTGCCCCACACTTTGCCGCTGGATGAACAGGTAACCCTAGCGGAATCCTTAGTAGAGGCGGGCGCGGATGTCATCCAAACGGAGGGGGGAACGAGCAGTCAACCGCGCCATAGTGGCACTCTAGGTCTAATTGAAAAGGCTGCTCCGACCCTTGCGGCGGCCTACGAAATCTCTCAGGCCGTCTCCATTCCCGTTCTCTGTGCGTCTGGCTTGTCAGCTGTCACCATTCCCTTGGCGATCGCCAGTGGTGCTGCTGGGGTTGGCGTTGGCTCGGCGGTGAACCAACTCAACAGCGAAGTCGCCATGATTGCCAGTGTCCGTGCCCTAGCGGACGCCCTTCATCGCGCTGTGGCCGTTGCCCCCTAA
- a CDS encoding RsmB/NOP family class I SAM-dependent RNA methyltransferase, which produces MVKPSRLALNCAERLFEAAAERERFLAALFIPQPLPPAILWRQDPPTPSPFPVLPPLPWQPPWVSRLAVGTRAGQHPLHQAGAYYCLDSSSVFAAVPLLSLPPSPSLIIDVCAAPGGKSLLAWRALKPDYLLCNEAIPKRLGMLISNLKRCRVHPVGVTCCDSADLAATLPQTAEVVIVDAPCSGQSLLAKGQTAEGCFHPLTLRHNQRRQKRILAAAAALVRPQGWLLYSTCTFSREENEEVAKWFSAKYPQFIPRLFPNWLPISLT; this is translated from the coding sequence GTGGTCAAGCCCTCCCGTTTGGCGCTCAACTGTGCGGAACGCCTGTTTGAGGCTGCTGCCGAACGGGAACGCTTTTTGGCAGCATTGTTCATCCCTCAGCCCTTACCGCCAGCGATCCTCTGGCGCCAGGATCCCCCTACCCCCTCGCCGTTTCCAGTCCTTCCTCCTCTCCCTTGGCAACCCCCATGGGTGAGCCGACTGGCCGTGGGCACTCGGGCGGGGCAACATCCACTCCACCAAGCAGGTGCCTACTACTGCCTAGATAGCTCCTCCGTTTTTGCGGCTGTTCCCCTCCTTTCCTTGCCCCCCTCCCCTAGCCTGATCATTGATGTTTGTGCAGCGCCGGGAGGCAAAAGTCTATTGGCATGGCGCGCCCTCAAGCCCGATTACTTACTTTGCAATGAAGCAATCCCTAAGCGCCTAGGGATGTTAATTAGTAACCTCAAACGCTGTCGTGTTCATCCAGTGGGGGTCACCTGCTGTGATAGTGCCGATTTAGCAGCAACCCTGCCTCAGACGGCTGAGGTGGTGATCGTCGATGCCCCGTGTTCCGGCCAGTCCCTGCTAGCCAAAGGCCAGACCGCTGAGGGCTGTTTCCATCCCCTGACCCTGCGCCATAATCAACGCCGTCAAAAACGAATTCTGGCGGCAGCGGCGGCGTTGGTGCGCCCCCAAGGCTGGCTCCTCTACAGCACCTGTACCTTTAGTCGCGAAGAAAACGAAGAGGTGGCCAAGTGGTTTAGTGCCAAGTATCCCCAATTTATCCCCAGACTGTTCCCCAACTGGCTGCCTATCAGTCTCACCTAA
- a CDS encoding NUDIX domain-containing protein codes for MSPVALPYPCYRTMKPSSMYRNPAPTVDIIIELLDYPQRPILLIERRYPPLGWAIPGGFVDYGESVEVAAQREAREEVSLEITLQELLYVYSNPARDPRQHTLSTVFIATAHGTPVAADDAKAVHIVPLDQLPSSLCFDHAQILKDYLHWRQTGQRPRPHQL; via the coding sequence ATGTCCCCTGTTGCGTTACCCTATCCTTGCTACCGTACCATGAAGCCTTCGTCGATGTACCGCAATCCTGCACCCACAGTTGACATCATCATTGAACTGTTAGATTATCCCCAGCGACCCATTCTCCTGATTGAGCGCCGCTATCCTCCCTTAGGTTGGGCTATTCCGGGAGGCTTTGTGGACTACGGCGAATCGGTGGAGGTGGCCGCCCAGCGCGAAGCTCGTGAAGAAGTGAGCCTTGAGATCACACTCCAAGAATTACTATATGTGTACTCAAATCCTGCTCGAGATCCCCGCCAGCACACCCTCAGTACAGTGTTTATTGCCACAGCCCACGGTACGCCCGTCGCGGCAGACGATGCAAAGGCTGTGCATATTGTACCCCTTGATCAGTTGCCGTCTTCCCTTTGCTTTGATCACGCGCAAATTCTCAAGGATTATCTGCACTGGCGGCAGACGGGTCAGCGGCCTCGACCGCATCAGTTGTAG
- a CDS encoding glycosyltransferase family protein — MAAEQDIVVLSNGPGELATWVYPYVTALRQEATDQVRISVVMVPCPHASGREADIARRYPGVDRVLPVQEFWRLLCTKTTSSGWDWLPHGVVVFLGGDQLFAVLLAKRLGYRCILYCEWQARWHRWVDVIALRRPLPLPPTRAHVAVIGDLMTDVQTLGRGEQPQVHQDLGIAADTPLVALMAGSKPNKLKLGVPLCLAIADHLATVNPPVACVIPVAPTLTLETLGRYADPQHNPDLKHIAGTTAQLQQPLEGIPYLETPKGTKVYLWQQLPNYPLLRQVAIAVTTVGANTAELAALNVPMIVLLPAQQLRVQRAHPWDGLAGLLVALPAIGRHWTALVFWALVAKGLGWRQFWQLLQAPEMDWQLVKQGLGYKAWPNLWAQQEIVPELVGPLDPHAVAQQILYYLEHPQDLVAMKAALQNVVGDPGAAAKLVDLTLKIADKGHRL; from the coding sequence ATGGCGGCAGAACAGGATATTGTTGTTCTCAGTAATGGCCCCGGGGAGTTGGCAACGTGGGTGTATCCCTACGTTACGGCTCTGCGGCAGGAGGCTACAGATCAGGTTCGCATCTCGGTCGTAATGGTGCCCTGTCCCCATGCCAGTGGCCGCGAGGCGGACATTGCCCGCCGCTATCCTGGGGTGGATCGGGTGTTGCCGGTGCAAGAATTTTGGCGATTATTGTGCACCAAAACGACCTCTAGCGGTTGGGACTGGCTCCCTCACGGGGTTGTGGTTTTTCTAGGCGGCGATCAACTGTTTGCGGTGCTGCTGGCGAAACGCTTAGGCTATCGCTGTATTCTCTACTGTGAATGGCAGGCGCGTTGGCACCGCTGGGTCGATGTGATTGCTCTGCGCCGTCCGCTGCCGCTGCCACCAACCCGTGCCCATGTGGCGGTTATTGGAGATCTGATGACCGATGTGCAAACCCTTGGGCGTGGGGAGCAACCGCAGGTGCACCAAGACTTGGGCATAGCAGCCGACACACCGTTGGTTGCACTGATGGCGGGGTCAAAGCCAAATAAGCTCAAACTGGGGGTGCCCCTCTGCTTGGCGATCGCCGATCATTTAGCCACGGTGAACCCGCCTGTTGCATGTGTCATTCCTGTGGCGCCCACCCTCACCCTCGAGACCTTGGGTCGCTATGCTGACCCGCAGCATAACCCCGATCTAAAGCACATTGCTGGCACAACGGCTCAACTGCAGCAACCACTAGAGGGCATTCCCTACCTTGAAACTCCCAAGGGCACCAAGGTGTATTTGTGGCAGCAATTACCCAATTATCCGCTGCTGCGCCAAGTGGCGATCGCCGTCACAACCGTTGGTGCCAACACTGCTGAGCTAGCGGCCTTAAATGTGCCCATGATCGTGCTCCTGCCTGCACAACAACTGCGGGTACAGCGGGCGCATCCTTGGGATGGATTGGCGGGGTTACTGGTGGCGCTGCCTGCCATTGGTCGGCACTGGACCGCCTTGGTGTTTTGGGCATTAGTGGCCAAAGGGTTAGGTTGGCGGCAGTTCTGGCAACTCCTTCAAGCCCCAGAGATGGATTGGCAACTGGTCAAGCAAGGCTTGGGCTACAAAGCGTGGCCAAACCTGTGGGCACAGCAAGAAATCGTACCGGAGCTCGTCGGCCCCCTTGATCCCCACGCAGTGGCACAGCAGATTCTTTACTACTTAGAGCATCCCCAAGACTTGGTTGCCATGAAAGCGGCATTACAGAACGTCGTAGGAGACCCTGGAGCAGCAGCAAAGCTAGTGGACTTAACGTTAAAGATTGCAGACAAGGGACATCGCCTCTAG
- a CDS encoding NfeD family protein, protein MALSPFWIWCIAAVILFLMEFFLPTAFVEATLGISALIVAFTSFLIPSFPLQVVLWILLSVVVVFLMRRYQPKRTAPILKEGAEAQTISQILPGETGRVLYDGISWQARCDDPHLAIAENQRVIVIGRQGTTLIVVPEDTIS, encoded by the coding sequence ATGGCGCTGTCACCCTTCTGGATCTGGTGTATTGCGGCAGTCATTCTCTTTTTGATGGAGTTTTTTCTGCCCACCGCTTTTGTGGAAGCCACCCTCGGCATCAGTGCATTGATTGTGGCCTTCACCTCGTTTCTAATTCCCAGTTTTCCCCTACAGGTGGTGCTCTGGATTCTGCTATCGGTGGTGGTGGTCTTCCTAATGCGCCGCTATCAGCCGAAACGCACTGCCCCAATTCTCAAAGAGGGGGCTGAAGCACAAACGATTAGCCAAATTTTGCCGGGGGAAACAGGGCGGGTACTTTACGATGGCATTTCGTGGCAAGCGCGGTGTGATGATCCCCATCTGGCGATCGCCGAGAATCAGCGAGTGATTGTTATTGGCCGCCAAGGCACGACCCTCATTGTGGTGCCCGAAGACACCATTTCATGA
- a CDS encoding EI24 domain-containing protein, with translation MWSVSQRFQRGFFAFGRGLRFIARHRLWAYLLLPAIVSFLLGTALIISAFVAVQTLGEQWVVVPLGSWQWLYDAVVDVVAVAIALFLALIGYQTLIPLVVIPFLGPLLNRVEKITTGHTIEVGWRRDLFNTIVGGWFALRDALVQLVCLLLSFLCGPLQPIVMVLVNSYFFGRGSFDYPLEKHSRTLKERQVLTRAYTPEIYGLGLAQCLGLLVPLAGMVLVPAVGVVAAALLIQERDPNTALSVSPALPQR, from the coding sequence ATGTGGTCGGTAAGTCAGCGGTTTCAGCGGGGATTTTTCGCCTTTGGTCGTGGCTTACGCTTTATTGCCCGCCATCGTTTGTGGGCCTACCTCCTGCTACCGGCGATCGTGAGTTTTTTACTGGGCACAGCCTTGATTATTAGCGCTTTCGTGGCGGTGCAAACCCTTGGGGAACAATGGGTAGTGGTGCCCTTGGGGTCATGGCAGTGGCTCTACGATGCGGTTGTGGATGTGGTCGCCGTGGCGATCGCTCTCTTTTTGGCACTAATTGGCTACCAAACCCTCATTCCATTGGTGGTGATTCCCTTCTTGGGCCCACTTCTCAATCGTGTAGAGAAAATTACAACCGGCCATACCATTGAGGTGGGTTGGCGGCGAGACCTCTTCAATACCATTGTGGGCGGCTGGTTTGCCCTGCGGGACGCACTTGTGCAACTGGTTTGTTTACTACTGTCGTTCCTGTGTGGCCCACTGCAACCCATCGTAATGGTGCTAGTCAATAGCTACTTCTTTGGGCGAGGGAGTTTTGATTATCCGCTGGAAAAGCACAGTAGAACCCTTAAGGAACGCCAAGTTTTAACCCGAGCCTACACCCCAGAAATCTACGGCCTTGGTTTGGCACAGTGTCTGGGTCTATTGGTTCCCCTTGCAGGAATGGTGCTCGTGCCCGCAGTGGGGGTGGTTGCCGCCGCCCTCTTAATTCAAGAGCGAGACCCCAACACCGCCCTGTCAGTCTCCCCTGCGCTGCCTCAGCGTTAA
- the rpiA gene encoding ribose-5-phosphate isomerase RpiA: MSQDAVKQMKQAVAKAAADRVQSGMVVGLGTGSTTAFVIEFLGDRLRNGELSNIRGVPTSFQASVLAKQYGIPLVTLDDVTKIDVAIDGADEVDPAKNLIKGGGAAHTREKIVDSLADQFLVVVDSSKLVERLGSTFPVPVEVLPLALSPVSRALTALGGKPELRMGVKKDGPVITDQGNFVLDVTFAEIADAAALEKTINNIPGVLENGLFVNVADVVLVGELVEGQPRVREVV; this comes from the coding sequence ATGAGTCAAGACGCCGTTAAACAAATGAAGCAAGCGGTGGCCAAAGCGGCTGCGGATCGCGTCCAGTCGGGCATGGTGGTGGGGCTAGGTACGGGTTCAACCACTGCCTTTGTGATTGAATTCTTGGGCGATCGCCTGCGCAACGGCGAGCTGAGCAATATTCGCGGTGTGCCCACCTCCTTTCAAGCCTCGGTACTGGCAAAGCAGTACGGTATCCCCCTCGTCACCCTCGATGATGTCACTAAAATTGATGTTGCCATTGACGGTGCGGATGAAGTAGATCCAGCTAAAAACTTAATCAAAGGGGGGGGTGCCGCTCATACCCGCGAGAAAATTGTTGACTCGCTGGCGGATCAATTCCTTGTGGTCGTGGATAGCAGCAAACTTGTAGAACGGCTTGGTTCAACATTTCCAGTTCCTGTCGAGGTCTTGCCCCTTGCCCTGAGTCCTGTTAGCCGTGCCTTAACCGCCTTGGGAGGCAAACCAGAACTGCGCATGGGGGTTAAGAAAGATGGGCCTGTGATTACTGACCAAGGTAACTTTGTATTAGACGTAACCTTTGCCGAGATTGCGGATGCCGCAGCCCTAGAAAAGACGATCAACAATATTCCTGGGGTGCTTGAAAATGGTCTCTTTGTCAATGTGGCCGATGTCGTTCTGGTGGGTGAACTTGTAGAGGGGCAGCCTCGTGTTCGCGAAGTAGTCTAG